The Campylobacter sp. CN_NE2 region GTGATTTTGCCTTTTGCTCCCACTCGCTAAGCCATGAGCGCAAAATCGGCTCGTAAATGTCGAAACTCAAAGCTTCTATGCCGTCTTCTGCGCGAACAATGCCGACAAAAGTGATAAATGCACCACAATTTTTATCTTTTATCTCATCATACCAACGAGCCGTTATCTCATTTACATTTAAACTGCCGTCATAAAGTTCCATTTTATCGCCTTTTTGGAGTTTTAGCCGCCGCAAACAGGTGGTAAGATGCTAACGACATCGCCGTCTTTTAAATCGTGGTATAAATCAAAAATCATCTTATCATTTATCGCAACTGCTGAGATTTCAAGCCATTTTTTCAAATTTTCATCTTTTGATAAAATCTCTTTTAGCTCTTTTAAATTTGAAGCGTTAAATTCGGCACTTTCTAGCCCAATCGGTCCTAAAAATTCAACTTTTACCATACCTTATCCTTTAAATTTCGCCAAATTCTAACCAAAATTTCATAAAATTTAATATAATTAACCAAAAAATTTAAAGGTAAAATTATGAAAATAGATGAAATCAAAACTCCTGCGTATGTCTGCGAAGAAGCAAAACTTATCGCAAATTTAGGGATTTTAAAAGAAGTAGCCGATAGAAGTGGCGCAAAAATTTTATGTGCTTTGAAAGGATTTTCCTTTTCTTTTGCTATGCCATATATCGCAAAATACCTTAGCGGGGCTACTTGCAGCGGTTTGCACGAAGCCAAATTTGCCAAAGAATTTATTGGGCGAGGTGAAATTCACACATATTCTCCTGCTTTTAAAGATGATGATATGAATGAGATTTTGCAAATTTCAGATCATATAGTTTTTAACAGCCACGCTCAGTGGCAAAAATATCGCTCAAAAGCCCTTGAAAGTGGTGTAAAATGCTCACTTCGCATAAATCCGCAAACTTCGTTTTCGCCCACTGATGCTTACAATCCGTGTGGCAAATTTAGCCGTCTTGGCATAACAAAAGAGAATTTTTTAAAGGCAATAAACGCAGATAGCGAGTTTTTAAAAGGCATTTCGGGGCTTCATTTTCACGCACTTTGCGAAGAAAGTAGCGAAAGTTTGGCAAAAGTTTTGGCTAAATTTGAAGCAGATTTTGGAGAATTTATCCCGCAAATGCACCATATCAACTTCGGCGGCGGTCATCACATAACCAAAAAAGGCTACAATAGGGAGCTTTTAATAAATTTGATAAAAGAATTTCGCGCTAAATACGGCGTGGAAGTTTATTTAGAGCCGGGCGAAGCTGTGGGCTGGGAGTGCGGTTATTTGGTAGCTAGCGTGCTTGACATTGTAGAAAATGGCGAAAAAATCGCTATTTTGGATACTTCGGCAGAAGCGCACATGCCCGATACCGTGCTTATGCCGTATCGCCCTGCTGTGCGTGGCGAGAGCAAAGATGGTAAATTTGCCTATCTGCTTGGTGGAAATACCTGCTTGGCTGGCGACATTGTGGGCTTGGAAGCGGGAAATCCTATATATAGGTTTGAAAACGAGCTTAAAATCGGCGATAGAGTGATATTTGAAGACCAAATTCACTACACTATCGTCAAAAATACGACCTTTAACGGCATAAAGTTACCTGATTTGGTTTTGGTTGATGAAAGC contains the following coding sequences:
- a CDS encoding MoaD/ThiS family protein; amino-acid sequence: MVKVEFLGPIGLESAEFNASNLKELKEILSKDENLKKWLEISAVAINDKMIFDLYHDLKDGDVVSILPPVCGG
- the nspC gene encoding carboxynorspermidine decarboxylase, which produces MKIDEIKTPAYVCEEAKLIANLGILKEVADRSGAKILCALKGFSFSFAMPYIAKYLSGATCSGLHEAKFAKEFIGRGEIHTYSPAFKDDDMNEILQISDHIVFNSHAQWQKYRSKALESGVKCSLRINPQTSFSPTDAYNPCGKFSRLGITKENFLKAINADSEFLKGISGLHFHALCEESSESLAKVLAKFEADFGEFIPQMHHINFGGGHHITKKGYNRELLINLIKEFRAKYGVEVYLEPGEAVGWECGYLVASVLDIVENGEKIAILDTSAEAHMPDTVLMPYRPAVRGESKDGKFAYLLGGNTCLAGDIVGLEAGNPIYRFENELKIGDRVIFEDQIHYTIVKNTTFNGIKLPDLVLVDESGEILKIKKFGYDEFSRRN